One window of the Anopheles cruzii chromosome 2, idAnoCruzAS_RS32_06, whole genome shotgun sequence genome contains the following:
- the LOC128278558 gene encoding uncharacterized protein LOC128278558, whose amino-acid sequence MYSWAQRMHRRAATLGSVVTSCGHPGAQYPHRLEKVKFGVPLEEVCKNDIPGPLLVLILKLNKEAPFRKDVFRAPGNQGAMKKLIHFLQQGRLVNVDNYSVYTIASVLKKFLRKLPGGVFGREGEAELFQIVDLDDEIEQREKIHRLLMSLPGHTQRLLVLLFGTFRVIASNSERADTGMTSEALGVSVAPSFFQSCVSDGKTARMKDVLRFKVATKIMKQMIEQFTDCYLFGRVNYEYYVRVTGRVLRVQDEWICSFRYPPPPRGKTAQQHYALKLALQTEKTWLQCECERWGLMAQEESHSTPALLTTGGPNVGNSAVSLGIIPEHSLLESCARLSVSLEGPGIFNVQKTSCSSSSHSSSSTTRSGSQHHMTLEELQAVNRYAESTKSLSYLPQVHERQAARMRTRSEWFLGARGSSLELCHDGGGGGGGTGSLIHPPIVTSTPIPGTVGHHPHGIIGTYASIDNLNDLVVVVVDVNQDQQSHKQYDHNHHDGDNHRYHHNHHPDHQPHHHHHHHDNPTENSPELAGSNSEARQTHTNNSDDSVERSHDGVLSSYRPPNPSHPNDNRGRPSAGDRSLGKDSISDSDDGDPMAIDETDGDEHDFAISQGHHFDQRAENRRRRRRRALLRRGSYDQIVVSSGSVLPSAEPQECPGVAGGSTRPGSAPVVGRELGGKRKPTNKPQTPHQGPPASQRVVSAHPATYSPDPDPSAYRRLDVSSANDESLPIDRSGSRRRPSMQRNRSHSSATLRSGSSRTISRQSNLSAIVFSVLDFLF is encoded by the exons ATGTACAGTTGGGCACAAAGAATGCACCGACGGGCGGCTACGCTCGGCAGTGTGGTCACATCCTgtggccacccgggggcccaGTATCCGCACCGGCTGGAGAAGGTAAAGTTCGGTGTCCCGCTGGAGGAGGTGTGCAAAAACGACATTCCCgggccgctgctggtgctgataCTGAAGCTCAACAAGGAGGCCCCGTTCCGGAAGGACGTGTTCCGGGCACCCGGCAATCAGGGCGCGATGAAGAAGCTGATCCACTTCCTGCAGCAGGGCCGGCTGGTGAACGTGGACAACTACTCCGTCTACACGATCGCGAGTGTGCTGAAGAAGTTTCTGCGCAAACTGCCGGGCGGCGTATTTGGGCGCGAAGGCGAAGCGGAACTGTTCCAGATTGTCGACCTCGACGATGAGATCGAGCAGCGGGAGAAAATTCACAG ACTACTTATGTCACTGCCAGGCCACACGCAGCgcttgctggtgctgctgttcgggACGTTCCGCGTGATAGCCAGCAACTCCGAGCGCGCCGACACGGGCATGACGAGCGAGGCGCTCGGGGTTTCGGTGGCGCCCAGCTTCTTCCAGTCCTGCGTCAGCGACGGCAAGACGGCCCGCATGAAGGATGTCCTACGGTTTAAG GTAGCGacgaaaattatgaaacagATGATCGAACAGTTCACGGACTGCTATCTGTTTGGCCGCGTCAACTACGAGTATTACGTGCGCGTCACCGGGCGCGTCCTGAGAGTACAAGACGAGTGGATATGCTCCTTTCGCTatccaccgccgccacgagGCAAAACGGCGCAGCAACACTACGCAT TAAAATTAGCATTGCAGACCGAGAAAACCTGGCTGCAGTGCGAGTGCGAACGATGGGGGCTAA TGGCCCAGGAGGAATCGCACTCAACGCCGGCCCTGCTGACGACGGGCGGCCCGAACGTAGGTAACTCGGCTGTATCACTCGGCATCATTCCAGAGCACTCACTGCTTGAATCGTGCGCCCGGCTTTCCGTGTCGCTTGAAGGGCCGGGTATATTCAATGTGCAAAAGACCAGCTGCTCCTCGTCATCGcactcgtcctcgtcgacCACGCGGTCCGGTTCCCAGCATCACATGACGCTGGAGGAACTGCAGGCCGTCAATCGGTACGCGGAAAGCACCAAGAGCCTTTCCTACCTACCTCAG GTACACGAGCGACAGGCGGCCAGGATGCGAACGCGGTCCGAGTGGTTTCTGGGAGCACGCGGCAGCTCGCTGGAACTGtgccacgacggcggcggtggcggtggtggtaccgGCTCGCTGATCCATCCACCGATCGTCACCTCGACGCCGATCCCGGGAACCGTTGGTCATCATCCGCACGGAATAATCGGTACCTATGCTAGTATAGATAATCTGAACGAtctcgtcgttgttgtcgttgatGTTAACCAAGACCAACAGAGCCACAAACAATACGATCACAATCaccacgacggcgacaaccATCGTTACCACCATAACCATCATCCTGATCACCaacctcatcatcatcatcatcatcatgataaTCCTACTGAGAACTCACCCGAGCTGGCAGGAAGCAATAGTGAAGCTCGCCAAACGCACACTAATAACAGCGATGATAGTGTAGAACGCTCTCACGATGGTGTGCTGTCGTCGTATCGTCCGCCTAACCCTTCCCATCCTAACGACAATCGCGGTCGGCCCAGCGCTGGTGACCGTTCGCTCGGGAAGGATTCGATTTCCGACAGTGACGACGGCGACCCAATGGCGATCGATGAGACCGACGGCGATGAGCACGATTTTGCCATTTCCCAGGGCCATCATTTCGATCAGCGCGCCGAaaatcgtcgccgtcgtcgccgtcgcgctCTCCTTCGCCGTGGGTCGTACGATCAGATCGTCGTATCCTCCGGGTCCGTCCTGCCGAGTGCGGAGCCACAGGAGTGCCCTGGTGTGGCTGGTGGTTCCACACGACCTGGCTCGGCTCCGGTCGTAGGGCGGGAGCTGGGCGGGAAGAGAAAACCCACCAACAAACCGCAAACCCCCCATCAAGGGCCGCCCGCTTCTCAGCGAGTGGTATCGGCACACCCCGCCACCTACagtcccgatcccgatccaaGTGCTTACCGGCGCTTGGATGTGAGTAGCGCCAACGATGAGTCCCTTCCAATCGATCGGTCTGgtagccgtcgccgtccgtcTATGCAGCGTAACCGTAGCCACAGCTCGGCCACGCTCAGAAGCGGAAGCTCCAGGACGATCTCCCGGCAGAGCAATCTGTCGGCGATCGTGTTTTCGGTGTTGGACTTTCTGTTCTAG